Proteins from a single region of Mucilaginibacter daejeonensis:
- a CDS encoding LiaI-LiaF-like domain-containing protein yields the protein MRSDRLIPGLVLVSIGVIFLLNNYGLIDFHWGNLFRLWPVFLVVGGVNLLLSNTRAAWATAVKVIVLAAGIAFVLFASTGDRHRSNLPFLTYRSDDNGDDYDDNDQDGDITVNDRKAQSDVYQQLYYPDIKRAKLNIEGGATTYILDSTTDSLFRATTHETFSKYDLTWDRQDSLTTLNFSMRNHNRNFKWNSDYDNEARISLNPIPVWDINLKSGAAETKFDLTPFKIRSLNISGGATSTKVKLASNLPVTEVSVATGASEVEISVPKNAACDIKVSSGLSSNDFDSFTKVSSDHYTTPGFEQAANKIYIHLKGGVSDFNVKRY from the coding sequence ATGAGAAGCGACAGACTAATTCCAGGCCTTGTGCTGGTAAGCATAGGCGTGATATTTTTACTAAATAACTACGGCTTGATCGATTTTCACTGGGGCAACCTCTTCCGCCTGTGGCCGGTGTTCCTGGTGGTGGGTGGCGTGAATCTGCTCCTGTCTAACACCCGGGCAGCATGGGCAACGGCCGTAAAGGTGATCGTGCTGGCAGCAGGTATAGCGTTCGTACTGTTCGCCAGTACGGGCGATCGTCACCGCTCTAACTTGCCGTTCCTCACCTATCGGTCCGATGATAATGGTGATGACTATGATGACAACGATCAGGATGGCGACATCACCGTGAATGACCGCAAGGCACAAAGCGACGTTTATCAGCAGCTTTATTATCCTGATATCAAACGCGCCAAATTGAACATCGAAGGCGGTGCCACCACCTATATATTGGATAGTACTACCGACAGCCTGTTCAGGGCCACTACTCACGAAACGTTCTCAAAGTATGACCTGACCTGGGACAGGCAAGACTCGTTGACCACGCTGAACTTCAGCATGCGTAACCATAACCGCAACTTTAAATGGAACAGCGACTATGACAACGAGGCCCGCATTAGCCTGAACCCCATACCTGTTTGGGATATTAACCTGAAAAGCGGTGCGGCCGAGACCAAGTTCGACCTGACCCCGTTCAAGATCCGCAGTTTGAACATCAGCGGTGGTGCAACTTCTACCAAGGTCAAACTGGCCAGCAACCTGCCTGTCACCGAAGTAAGTGTGGCCACCGGTGCGTCAGAGGTCGAGATCAGCGTACCTAAGAACGCCGCCTGCGATATCAAGGTATCAAGCGGCTTGTCATCTAACGACTTTGACAGCTTCACCAAGGTGAGCAGCGATCACTACACCACTCCGGGTTTTGAGCAGGCTGCCAACAAGATCTACATCCACCTGAAAGGCGGCGTGTCTGACTTTAACGTGAAGAGATACTAA
- a CDS encoding PspC domain-containing protein, with the protein MYQDKKLYRDEFNKVIGGVCKGLADYFEIDVTLVRALFLLTLILKGGGVLIYIVLLIVMPKKPWSMRTPGVDPNVPPFQTDASQPFVQQPFQPVPPRKSNTAVIAGALLIFFGGILLIDEFDFIPDWDFEHLWPIPLVVIGLVLIFTSAKKNPTEPKNPIE; encoded by the coding sequence ATGTACCAAGATAAAAAACTTTACCGCGATGAATTCAACAAGGTCATTGGCGGTGTATGTAAAGGCTTAGCCGATTACTTCGAGATAGATGTTACCCTGGTAAGGGCCCTGTTCCTGCTCACCCTGATCTTAAAGGGTGGCGGTGTACTGATCTACATCGTGTTATTGATCGTGATGCCTAAAAAACCATGGAGCATGCGCACCCCGGGTGTTGACCCTAACGTGCCACCGTTCCAAACCGATGCATCACAGCCATTTGTGCAGCAGCCATTTCAACCGGTACCTCCGCGTAAAAGCAACACTGCGGTGATCGCCGGTGCCCTGCTCATCTTTTTTGGCGGCATACTACTGATAGATGAATTCGACTTTATCCCCGATTGGGACTTTGAGCACCTGTGGCCTATACCACTGGTAGTGATCGGCCTGGTGCTGATCTTTACCTCAGCTAAAAAGAACCCAACTGAACCTAAGAACCCTATTGAATAA
- a CDS encoding SDR family oxidoreductase, whose amino-acid sequence MENALITGATQGIGRAIAFGFAKQGLNMAICSRNNEDLLALADELRAIAPQIRVFHLATDVSDQAQLLEFARQAQAALGFIKVVVNNAGTFIPSTTLDDADDTYDVLMDTNLRPAYNLYRFFGKSMQEQRSGHIFNICSAAAIHPAANAGTYSVTKAALRSLNIVMKLEMQAYSVKVTAVLPGSTYTESWAGTDIPPDRFVSTTDVANAVLSAYNMSIGANVDEIVIKPVLGQL is encoded by the coding sequence ATGGAAAACGCTCTGATAACGGGTGCCACTCAAGGCATAGGCCGTGCGATCGCCTTTGGTTTTGCTAAACAAGGATTGAACATGGCAATTTGTTCGCGCAATAATGAAGATCTGTTAGCGCTGGCTGATGAGCTCAGGGCCATTGCCCCCCAGATCAGGGTATTTCACCTGGCCACCGATGTAAGCGATCAGGCACAATTACTCGAATTTGCACGCCAGGCCCAGGCCGCGCTGGGCTTCATCAAAGTAGTGGTTAACAATGCCGGCACATTTATCCCCTCCACCACGCTGGATGATGCCGACGATACCTATGATGTGCTGATGGATACCAACCTGAGGCCTGCCTACAATTTATACCGTTTTTTTGGAAAAAGCATGCAGGAGCAGCGCAGCGGGCACATTTTTAACATCTGCTCGGCGGCGGCTATACACCCTGCTGCAAATGCTGGTACATATAGTGTAACAAAAGCTGCGCTGCGTAGTCTTAATATTGTAATGAAGCTCGAAATGCAGGCTTACAGCGTAAAAGTAACTGCCGTGCTGCCGGGATCAACTTACACCGAGTCATGGGCCGGAACTGACATACCGCCCGACCGTTTTGTAAGTACCACCGATGTAGCCAACGCCGTACTTAGCGCATATAACATGAGCATAGGCGCCAATGTTGATGAGATAGTGATCAAGCCGGTTCTGGGTCAGTTATAA
- a CDS encoding MlaE family ABC transporter permease, whose translation MFETLGRYILLIRLSFKRPEKFSVYWAEVMREMVSIGVGSLGIISIISVFIGAATTIQVAFQLSSPLVPRSIAGSIARDSTILEFSPTISSLVLAGRVGSSIASQIGTMRVTEQIDALEIMGVNAPGYLIAPKLIASMIMVPILVIFSIALAITGGYIACLASGDVTPADYLNGVHDGFMPITIQVALVKAFVFGFLISSICAYQGFYTSGGALEVGQSATKGVVYSCVMILFADLMITRLML comes from the coding sequence ATGTTTGAGACCCTGGGACGGTATATCCTGCTTATACGTTTAAGTTTTAAAAGACCTGAGAAATTTTCGGTGTACTGGGCCGAGGTAATGCGCGAGATGGTATCCATCGGCGTAGGTTCGTTAGGGATCATCAGTATCATATCGGTGTTCATTGGTGCCGCCACCACCATTCAGGTCGCCTTCCAGTTGTCAAGCCCATTGGTACCCCGCAGTATAGCCGGCAGTATCGCGCGCGATTCAACTATCTTGGAATTCAGTCCCACCATCTCGTCATTGGTATTAGCCGGTAGGGTAGGATCGAGCATTGCCTCACAAATCGGTACCATGCGGGTCACCGAGCAGATCGATGCGTTGGAGATCATGGGGGTTAATGCCCCTGGGTACCTGATCGCTCCAAAGCTGATCGCCAGCATGATCATGGTGCCTATCCTGGTCATCTTCTCTATAGCACTGGCCATCACTGGTGGTTATATCGCTTGCTTAGCCAGTGGCGATGTTACTCCTGCCGATTACCTGAACGGTGTGCACGACGGTTTTATGCCGATCACCATTCAGGTGGCTTTGGTAAAGGCTTTTGTGTTCGGATTCCTGATCTCATCGATATGTGCTTACCAGGGTTTTTATACCTCGGGTGGCGCGCTTGAAGTAGGCCAATCGGCCACTAAAGGCGTGGTGTACAGTTGCGTGATGATCCTTTTTGCCGACCTTATGATAACCCGTTTAATGCTATGA
- a CDS encoding ABC transporter ATP-binding protein, protein MIQINDIYKTFGDNEVLKGITATFEPGKNNLIIGGSGSGKTTLLKCIVGLHEPTKGTVQFDGEEFTAMDFEQRVPIRKQIGMLFQNSALFDSMTVEQNIIFPLNLFSDMSASEKKDRANFCLERVNLTGKNDLFPAELSGGMKKRVGIARAIAMEPKYLFVDEPNSGLDPKTSIVIDELINELTQEYQITTVIVTHDMNSVMGIGDHIIFLHQGKKAWEGSNKEIAHTDNQELNDFVFASKFTQAAKEKL, encoded by the coding sequence ATGATCCAGATCAACGACATTTATAAGACCTTTGGCGATAACGAGGTACTCAAAGGCATCACCGCTACTTTTGAGCCGGGCAAAAATAACCTGATCATCGGTGGTTCGGGGTCAGGTAAAACAACACTTTTAAAGTGTATAGTGGGTTTGCACGAACCTACAAAAGGTACCGTGCAATTCGATGGCGAGGAGTTTACCGCCATGGACTTTGAACAACGCGTACCTATCCGTAAGCAGATCGGGATGCTGTTCCAAAACTCGGCCTTGTTCGATTCCATGACCGTAGAGCAGAATATCATCTTCCCGCTGAACCTGTTCAGCGACATGAGCGCGTCGGAAAAAAAGGACCGCGCCAACTTTTGTCTGGAACGGGTGAACCTGACCGGCAAGAACGACCTGTTCCCGGCTGAACTTTCGGGCGGTATGAAAAAACGTGTGGGCATTGCCCGTGCCATTGCCATGGAGCCTAAGTATCTGTTCGTGGATGAGCCGAACTCTGGTCTGGATCCCAAGACCTCGATCGTGATCGATGAGCTGATCAACGAGTTGACCCAGGAATATCAGATCACTACCGTGATCGTGACGCATGATATGAACTCCGTGATGGGTATCGGCGATCACATCATCTTCTTACATCAAGGTAAAAAAGCTTGGGAGGGCTCCAACAAAGAGATCGCCCATACCGATAACCAAGAGCTCAACGACTTTGTGTTCGCCAGCAAGTTCACGCAGGCGGCTAAGGAGAAGTTGTAG
- a CDS encoding class I SAM-dependent methyltransferase, translating to MIQLLTPTHWKDYELIDSGDFEKLERFGNVILIRPEPQAVWSKALPESEWQKQHHIKFKGRSATAGEWVKKNAKTPDRWHIEYQNDDVAIKLRLGLTSFKHLGVFPEQAVNWDYIAQNIKRFKTPEPKVLNLFAYTGGASLIARAAGADTTHVDSIKQVVTWANENQELSGLNNIRWMVEDALKFVKREIKRGKKYNGIILDPPAYGHGPNGEKWKLEDHINEMVHDVVQLLDPQEHFLILNTYSLGFSSVIVENLIRSAYPQVQNLEIGELYLQATAGGKLPLGVFGKFYKI from the coding sequence ATGATCCAGCTTTTGACCCCTACACATTGGAAAGATTACGAACTGATCGATAGCGGTGATTTTGAAAAGCTGGAACGTTTTGGCAACGTGATCCTGATCCGTCCTGAGCCTCAGGCCGTATGGAGCAAGGCCCTGCCCGAAAGTGAGTGGCAAAAACAACATCATATCAAGTTCAAAGGCCGTTCGGCCACGGCGGGGGAGTGGGTTAAAAAGAACGCTAAAACACCTGACCGCTGGCACATCGAATACCAGAACGATGACGTGGCCATCAAACTGCGTTTAGGACTGACCTCCTTTAAACATCTTGGCGTGTTCCCTGAGCAGGCCGTTAACTGGGATTACATCGCCCAAAATATCAAGCGTTTTAAGACCCCTGAACCTAAGGTGCTCAACCTGTTCGCGTATACCGGCGGCGCCTCGCTGATCGCCCGTGCGGCCGGTGCCGATACCACCCACGTTGACTCGATCAAACAGGTGGTGACATGGGCCAACGAGAACCAGGAGCTGTCGGGCCTCAACAACATCCGCTGGATGGTTGAGGATGCGTTAAAGTTCGTGAAGCGCGAGATCAAGCGCGGTAAAAAGTATAACGGTATCATTTTGGATCCGCCAGCCTATGGCCACGGCCCTAACGGCGAAAAATGGAAACTGGAAGACCATATCAACGAGATGGTACATGATGTGGTCCAGTTGCTTGACCCTCAAGAGCATTTCCTGATACTGAACACGTATTCGCTTGGCTTTTCGTCAGTGATCGTCGAGAATTTGATCAGGAGCGCTTACCCACAGGTGCAAAATCTCGAGATAGGCGAATTATACCTTCAGGCCACTGCAGGCGGCAAGCTGCCACTGGGCGTTTTTGGTAAGTTCTACAAAATTTAA
- a CDS encoding outer membrane beta-barrel protein codes for MSNLRLSGCTIICLCLMHLYSFAQAQPTGSVKGKLTDLKQIALSYTTVGIYQAKDTSLIRSTLTDESGLFSFEQVPYGTYLIGVQAIGYDSTFTKAFTIDASHPNFPAETIALKPSTRQLKAVNVTAKKPLIERRNDKLIVNVAGSTLAAGNNALQILSKAPGITVDNEGNVNLRGRPGVSIMIDGKLTYLSGQQLANLLRSTDGNTIQSIEIISQPSARYDASGSGGIINIKLKKNTTFGTNGTLTAGTGYGNGYKANGGLMLNNRSKHVNLYGNYDLSNDKSRETLLLDRSTSNGTENTYFDQQGRDVNLSKNRNYKVGMDYYFDENHVLGAMLSGYNNEYKSNSQVNTLIGSQPQKIDSIVRAQNPAYHTNQSVTYNLNYKAVLDTSGHELNIDVDHSRVRNQQQTTYNNLYFNGMGTVNTLTYIFRNTMPSNVNIFTAKIDHTYPFNTHTKLETGLKTSFVNTDNDLIFEDRKNNDWVNNLQRSNRFIYKENVNAAYANLQHSFGATTLQAGLRAELTRSTGNSVTLQSINDRRYLDLFPSFSVNQHLGADHELGLTYSRRIQRPDYGSLNPFVYYADIYTLNQGNPNLRPQYTNAIELSYGFKKSNNFTFSYSRTTDVITAALLTDTIRKTLTLYEKNLASRSTASINFNRPLAITKWWNTSNDVTLYYSKFSSPNLMGQPFNSGKTTLNFRSDQTFTINGSTNAELAANYASAQVFGTYVAQPIYSIDMGVSRSFANKRANLKFAISDVFNNQIIKVRSAIAQQDYKLSQKQETRVFRLTFSYNFGSSTIKAIRERDNGSSAEQSRIKGN; via the coding sequence ATGAGCAACCTGCGCCTATCGGGCTGTACCATCATTTGCCTTTGCTTGATGCACTTGTATTCATTTGCACAAGCCCAGCCCACCGGTAGCGTTAAAGGCAAGCTCACTGATCTTAAGCAAATAGCCCTCTCCTATACCACCGTTGGCATTTATCAAGCTAAAGACACCTCACTCATCAGGTCGACCCTGACGGATGAAAGCGGCTTGTTCAGTTTTGAACAAGTGCCATACGGTACCTATCTCATCGGCGTGCAGGCAATAGGTTACGACAGTACTTTTACCAAAGCCTTCACCATCGATGCCAGCCACCCCAACTTTCCTGCAGAGACCATAGCTTTGAAGCCAAGCACCCGGCAGCTCAAAGCGGTCAACGTTACGGCAAAGAAGCCTTTGATCGAGCGGCGTAATGATAAACTGATCGTCAACGTGGCTGGCAGCACCCTGGCCGCAGGCAATAATGCGCTGCAGATCCTGTCTAAAGCACCCGGCATTACGGTTGACAATGAAGGTAATGTGAACCTTCGCGGTCGGCCGGGCGTAAGCATCATGATCGATGGTAAGCTCACCTACCTGTCGGGGCAGCAACTGGCCAACCTGCTGCGCTCTACCGATGGCAATACCATCCAAAGTATCGAGATCATCTCGCAGCCATCGGCCCGTTATGATGCCTCGGGCAGTGGTGGTATCATCAACATCAAACTTAAAAAGAATACCACCTTCGGCACCAACGGCACGCTTACCGCAGGAACTGGTTACGGCAACGGCTACAAGGCCAACGGCGGACTAATGCTCAACAACCGCAGCAAGCACGTGAACCTTTACGGTAATTATGATCTGAGCAATGATAAAAGCCGCGAGACCTTACTGCTTGACCGCAGCACAAGTAACGGTACCGAGAACACCTACTTTGACCAGCAGGGACGCGACGTGAACCTATCCAAGAACCGCAATTACAAAGTGGGTATGGATTATTACTTTGATGAGAACCATGTGTTGGGTGCCATGTTAAGCGGGTACAACAATGAGTACAAGTCCAATAGCCAGGTGAATACCCTGATCGGTAGCCAGCCGCAAAAGATAGATTCTATTGTACGGGCACAGAACCCTGCCTATCACACCAACCAGAGCGTCACCTATAATCTCAATTACAAAGCCGTGCTCGATACGTCTGGTCATGAACTCAACATCGACGTTGACCACTCGCGGGTGCGTAACCAGCAACAGACCACTTATAACAACCTGTATTTTAACGGCATGGGTACGGTCAACACGTTAACGTATATCTTCCGTAATACCATGCCGTCCAACGTTAATATCTTCACGGCTAAGATCGATCATACTTATCCCTTTAATACGCATACTAAGCTTGAGACCGGGCTCAAGACCAGCTTTGTGAATACCGATAACGACCTGATATTTGAGGACCGAAAGAACAACGATTGGGTGAATAACCTCCAGCGCAGTAACCGCTTTATTTATAAAGAGAACGTGAATGCGGCTTACGCCAACCTGCAACACAGCTTTGGCGCCACTACCTTACAGGCTGGCTTACGGGCCGAACTTACCCGGTCTACAGGTAACTCTGTAACTCTGCAAAGCATCAATGACCGCCGGTACCTGGACCTGTTCCCGAGCTTTAGCGTTAATCAGCATTTAGGCGCCGACCATGAGCTGGGGCTTACTTACAGCCGCAGGATACAGCGGCCAGATTACGGCTCGCTCAACCCGTTCGTTTACTATGCGGATATTTACACCCTGAATCAGGGCAACCCGAATCTACGGCCGCAATACACCAATGCTATCGAGCTTTCGTACGGCTTCAAAAAGTCAAATAATTTCACCTTCTCGTACAGCCGCACCACCGATGTGATCACCGCGGCCTTATTGACCGACACCATCAGGAAGACCCTGACCCTGTACGAAAAGAATCTGGCATCACGCAGCACCGCCAGTATCAACTTTAACCGGCCATTGGCCATCACCAAATGGTGGAATACCAGTAACGATGTTACCCTTTACTACAGCAAGTTCTCGTCGCCCAATTTGATGGGCCAGCCCTTCAACAGCGGCAAAACGACATTGAATTTCAGGAGCGATCAAACGTTCACTATCAACGGATCTACCAATGCCGAACTGGCCGCCAATTATGCATCGGCGCAGGTATTTGGTACGTATGTAGCCCAGCCCATCTACTCCATTGACATGGGCGTCAGCCGGTCGTTCGCCAATAAAAGGGCCAACCTGAAATTCGCGATAAGTGATGTGTTCAATAACCAGATCATCAAGGTGCGCAGCGCCATTGCCCAGCAGGATTACAAACTATCGCAAAAGCAGGAGACCAGAGTATTCAGGCTCACCTTCAGCTACAACTTCGGCAGCAGCACGATCAAAGCCATACGCGAACGCGACAACGGCTCATCGGCCGAGCAAAGCCGCATCAAGGGCAATTAA
- a CDS encoding OmpA family protein — MKFTILPVALGAVLLLTQSCVSNKKYQELQTQHNDLQAKNKDLNVRFLNSQQELAVANNRVKSLEDQISAGRANLQALQNALDKCLTSSGQGNANIGKLVDEINSSNKYIQQLVNSKNKSDSLNMVLTNNLTRSLSQSEMKDVNVQVLKGVVYISLSDNMLYKSGSYEISDKANATLTKIAKIITDYKDYEVLVEGNTDNVPIKSNNIRNNWDLSALRASSVVQTLQNQFRVDPKRLTAGGRGEYNPIADNSTEAGRVKNRRTQIIITPKLDQFMDLIEKAPEKAPGATGTTPTPAPTQQ, encoded by the coding sequence ATGAAATTTACCATTTTACCTGTGGCTTTAGGCGCAGTACTGTTGCTTACCCAAAGTTGCGTAAGCAATAAGAAGTACCAGGAATTACAGACCCAGCACAACGATTTGCAAGCCAAGAACAAAGATCTTAACGTAAGATTTTTGAACAGTCAACAAGAACTGGCTGTTGCCAATAACCGTGTGAAGAGTTTAGAGGACCAGATCAGCGCCGGCCGTGCCAACCTGCAGGCCCTGCAGAACGCATTGGATAAATGTTTGACCTCTTCGGGCCAGGGTAATGCTAACATCGGCAAACTGGTAGATGAGATCAACTCTTCTAACAAATACATCCAGCAACTGGTGAATAGCAAGAACAAGAGCGACTCGTTGAACATGGTACTGACCAACAACCTGACTCGCTCGTTAAGTCAGTCGGAAATGAAGGATGTTAACGTACAGGTATTAAAAGGTGTGGTTTACATCTCTTTGTCTGACAACATGCTTTATAAATCGGGCAGCTACGAGATATCTGACAAAGCTAATGCGACCCTGACCAAGATCGCTAAGATCATTACCGACTATAAAGACTACGAGGTATTGGTTGAAGGTAACACCGATAACGTGCCGATCAAATCGAACAACATCCGTAACAACTGGGACCTGAGCGCCCTGCGGGCATCGTCAGTGGTGCAAACGTTGCAGAACCAGTTCAGAGTTGATCCTAAGCGTTTGACCGCTGGTGGCCGTGGCGAGTACAACCCAATAGCTGACAACAGCACTGAAGCCGGCAGGGTAAAGAACCGCCGTACCCAGATCATTATTACGCCTAAACTGGATCAGTTCATGGACCTGATCGAGAAGGCTCCTGAAAAAGCACCTGGTGCCACCGGTACTACGCCAACCCCAGCTCCTACGCAGCAATAA
- a CDS encoding PH domain-containing protein: protein MRYSSDKNPFVTLLLFGALVLMAVLCYQMVSNGGAEQWNILIMAGVSAFMLWMWFGTYYDIDGDELRYRSGPVNGSIDIGTIRKIEVGKTKFVGLKPALGTNGCVIHYNTYDEIYLSPKDKPAFIAALKAINPAIIIEERS, encoded by the coding sequence ATGAGATACTCGTCAGATAAAAACCCATTCGTTACGCTGCTCCTGTTCGGTGCATTGGTGTTGATGGCAGTGTTGTGCTATCAAATGGTAAGTAACGGCGGCGCGGAGCAATGGAACATCCTGATAATGGCTGGCGTGAGTGCCTTTATGCTATGGATGTGGTTCGGCACTTATTATGATATTGACGGAGATGAGCTGCGCTACCGTTCGGGACCGGTAAATGGCTCGATCGATATCGGCACCATCCGCAAGATCGAGGTGGGCAAGACCAAATTCGTTGGACTGAAACCGGCATTAGGCACCAATGGCTGTGTGATCCATTACAATACCTACGACGAGATATATCTGTCGCCCAAAGACAAGCCAGCGTTTATTGCGGCCTTAAAGGCCATCAACCCCGCCATCATTATCGAGGAACGATCGTAG
- a CDS encoding DUF6702 family protein, with protein sequence MLHFWAAACLSLLHPFYVSVTEIDHNAKERTVQISCRMFYDDLEHVLEKQYHTQLDIVKPKNKEQLNQFIADYVRKHLTIKVDGKVLNPAYLGYEIQEDGAWAYLEVKGIPKVQKIEVHDELLYSEHAEQINMLHVTVNGKRQSTKLDNPDANASFSF encoded by the coding sequence ATGTTACACTTTTGGGCAGCGGCCTGCCTGAGTTTGCTGCACCCGTTCTATGTAAGCGTGACCGAGATCGACCATAACGCCAAAGAACGCACGGTGCAGATCAGCTGCCGCATGTTCTATGATGACCTGGAGCATGTGCTGGAGAAACAGTACCACACTCAACTGGATATCGTTAAGCCCAAGAACAAGGAGCAACTTAACCAGTTCATTGCCGATTATGTGCGCAAGCACCTCACCATTAAGGTAGATGGCAAGGTGCTGAACCCGGCTTACTTAGGTTACGAGATACAAGAGGATGGCGCGTGGGCCTACCTCGAGGTCAAGGGCATCCCGAAAGTTCAAAAGATAGAAGTACATGATGAGTTACTGTATAGTGAACATGCCGAGCAGATCAACATGCTGCACGTGACCGTTAACGGCAAACGCCAGAGCACCAAGCTCGATAACCCTGATGCCAATGCCAGCTTCAGCTTTTAA
- a CDS encoding HupE/UreJ family protein: protein MHDFPLYFELGWKHICDWQGYDHILFVTVLCGTYLLADWRKVLILVTAFTIGHSVTLALSALNIIRVNTSLIEFLIPVTIVITALINILKKKRSPSTAKIIYGMALFFGLIHGLGFSNYLKSLLGKSTNITWQLLAFNLGLEFGQVLIVLAILILSFILLNILKLQRREWVLFLSSAIFGIALIMCIERFTLIHFK, encoded by the coding sequence ATGCATGACTTTCCACTATACTTTGAACTGGGATGGAAGCACATTTGCGATTGGCAGGGTTACGATCATATCCTATTTGTAACGGTGCTGTGCGGTACTTACCTGTTGGCTGATTGGCGTAAGGTGCTGATCCTGGTCACGGCCTTTACCATCGGGCATTCGGTGACCCTGGCCCTGAGTGCGCTCAATATCATCCGCGTTAATACCTCGCTCATCGAGTTCCTGATACCGGTCACGATCGTGATCACGGCGCTGATCAATATCCTTAAAAAGAAACGTTCGCCATCCACCGCCAAGATCATTTATGGTATGGCTTTGTTCTTTGGGTTGATACACGGGTTGGGCTTCTCCAACTACCTTAAAAGCTTATTGGGCAAAAGTACCAACATCACCTGGCAACTGCTGGCCTTTAACCTGGGCCTCGAGTTTGGGCAGGTGCTGATCGTCCTGGCTATCCTTATTTTGTCGTTCATTCTGCTTAATATCCTTAAATTACAGCGGCGGGAGTGGGTTTTATTCCTGTCTTCTGCTATATTTGGTATCGCATTGATCATGTGCATCGAACGTTTTACGCTCATCCATTTTAAATGA